The following coding sequences lie in one Spirosoma sp. KUDC1026 genomic window:
- a CDS encoding DUF4258 domain-containing protein, protein MFKRAISPYEVEQVIAEGEEVAAYPTDKPYPSSLRLYVVNGRPIHVVVARNESGICFVVTAYEPSVFMWNADFKTKKK, encoded by the coding sequence ATGTTTAAACGAGCTATATCGCCGTATGAAGTCGAGCAGGTGATTGCGGAGGGAGAAGAGGTAGCTGCTTATCCAACCGATAAGCCCTATCCAAGTTCATTGCGTCTTTACGTAGTAAATGGTCGGCCGATTCACGTGGTGGTCGCCAGAAACGAAAGCGGAATTTGTTTTGTTGTAACGGCTTACGAACCAAGCGTATTCATGTGGAATGCTGACTTTAAAACAAAGAAGAAATGA
- a CDS encoding type II toxin-antitoxin system MqsA family antitoxin, whose protein sequence is MTCLICKVGEPEAGFTTITLERDGSIIVFKEVPAQVCPNCGETYIDSDVTSRLLTQAQDAVMKGAELEVIRLQAA, encoded by the coding sequence ATGACTTGTCTGATCTGTAAAGTCGGAGAACCAGAAGCAGGATTTACAACGATTACCTTGGAGCGGGATGGCTCCATCATTGTGTTTAAAGAAGTGCCAGCCCAGGTTTGCCCGAATTGTGGAGAAACCTACATCGATTCGGACGTAACCAGTCGTTTGCTTACTCAGGCACAGGATGCGGTTATGAAAGGAGCAGAACTGGAAGTAATTCGTTTACAAGCAGCTTAA
- a CDS encoding DUF2200 domain-containing protein — translation MNDSDKHNERMAMLKFSSVYPAYLSKVEKKGRTKEELQQVIEWLTGFDEKKQQALIDEQVTFKTFFQQATLNPNTHLISGVICGYRLEDIENPLTRQVRYLDKLVDELAKGRKMEKILRTE, via the coding sequence ATGAACGATTCAGATAAGCATAACGAACGTATGGCAATGCTGAAATTCTCCTCAGTATATCCCGCCTATCTCTCAAAAGTAGAAAAGAAAGGTAGAACGAAAGAAGAATTGCAGCAGGTCATCGAATGGTTAACTGGTTTCGATGAAAAAAAGCAGCAGGCACTGATTGATGAACAAGTTACGTTCAAAACGTTCTTTCAACAGGCTACATTGAACCCCAACACACACCTCATTAGTGGTGTAATATGTGGGTATAGGTTGGAAGATATCGAAAACCCATTGACACGACAGGTGAGGTATCTGGACAAACTAGTCGATGAGTTAGCGAAAGGCCGCAAAATGGAAAAGATACTGCGAACGGAATAG